The following is a genomic window from Lysinibacillus sp. JNUCC-52.
GCGAATAAAAAATTATCATATAGGAAAACTAAAAATACAAAGTATGAATCGTTATTATAAAGAACTGAGGTGTACTCATGAATCAACCAAATTGTGATTCTGCTCCATTAAAACAAACCATTAAAGAAGAACTTAGTGAACTGATATTGTCTTTACAGCAAAGTTTAAGCGCAATGGATACAATAGAAGAATGCCTACTAGCAGATTTAAATAACATTAAGGAACAATTTATAACGATAGAAATGCAGGCAGCTACGTTTTATTTAAATTGCTATTTGTCTCCATTTACAGAAAAATATCCCGAGCTATCGATTTGCGTGCAAAATATGTCCAAAAGACGCCATGGCGGATTAATAGTATTTGAAAGAGAGAATCCTATTGAGCATATTATAAAGCCAGGAATTCATATTGGGGCAGAATTAACACATTCTTTATTAGAGTCCATTTTTTACCCAGGCAATCCTCTGCATGATGGCGCTGTCTTAGTTAAGAGTAATCGA
Proteins encoded in this region:
- the cdaS gene encoding sporulation-specific diadenylate cyclase CdaS; the encoded protein is MNQPNCDSAPLKQTIKEELSELILSLQQSLSAMDTIEECLLADLNNIKEQFITIEMQAATFYLNCYLSPFTEKYPELSICVQNMSKRRHGGLIVFERENPIEHIIKPGIHIGAELTHSLLESIFYPGNPLHDGAVLVKSNRIISAANVLPLSDINTGDKKLGTRHRAAIGLSERSDALIMVISEETGRISFAFNGSLHPITSEGIL